CATGTGGCTGGGCATTTCGGCCGCCGTGCTGCTGGGCATGATAGCCATGAACCGCTTGGGCATTTCCAGCCTGGCGCTGTATATCCTGGGCACGCTGATCCTCTGGTATTGCGTGCTCAATTCCGGCGTCCACGCGACCATCGCAGGCGTGCTGGCAGCCTTCACCATCCCGGTGGTGACCAAGGACGGCACGCAGATGCTGGAAAATGTCGAGCACGCGCTGGTGCCGTGGAGCGCCTATCTCGTCGTGCCGATTTTCGGCTTCGCCAATGCCGGCGTCAGCCTGGAGGGGCTTGGCCTCGATGCCCTGCTCGATCCGCTGCCGCTGGCCATCGCGTCGGGCCTCGTGATCGGCAAGCAGGTGGGCATCTTCTCCACCGTGTGGCTGGCCGTGAAGACGGGCATCGTGTCCAAGCCGCCGGGCTGTTCGTGGGTGGAAATCTGGGGCGTCTCGATCCTGACAGGCATCGGCTTCACCATGAGCCTGTTCATCGGCGAACTGGCCTTCGAAGGATCGAGCGAGACGATGCGCTTCCTGCGGGATGAGGCCAAGATCGGCATCCTTACCGGTTCGCTGATCTCCGCCGTCATGGGCTATGTCATCCTGCGCCTCACCACCGACCGCCCGGAATCGGCGGTCGATGATCCCAACAGCCCGGTCACATAAATAGCCGCACCGAACAAAAAGGGGCGCCCGACAGTCTGTGTCGGGCGCCCCTTTTTTTTATCTGGCAATCAGTCCTTAGTCGGCTTTCGCGACCGGGGCGTCCTCGCCCAGATCTTCGAACCACGCTTCGACCGGGCCGTTCAGCTTGATCGTCAGCGGGCGGCCCTTGCGGTCGACCGTCTTGCCCGCCTGCACCCGCACCCAGCCTTCGGAGATGCTGTATTCCTCGATATCGGTGCGCTCGCGCCCC
This sequence is a window from Aurantiacibacter gangjinensis. Protein-coding genes within it:
- the nhaA gene encoding Na+/H+ antiporter NhaA; the protein is MAKPGILNRTVGNFKALFKADAFEGILLISVAVVALVVANSGAAGSYFSLFNDYLWSKDVFYLNTLHLWINDGLMAIFFFVVGLEVKRELVCGNLADPKARTLPVLAAIAGMAAPIGVFLLVTGGDPQLLPGMAIPAATDIAFAMGIVGLLGTRVPRSLRLFLLTVAIVDDIGAVAIIAIFYSDPNVMWLGISAAVLLGMIAMNRLGISSLALYILGTLILWYCVLNSGVHATIAGVLAAFTIPVVTKDGTQMLENVEHALVPWSAYLVVPIFGFANAGVSLEGLGLDALLDPLPLAIASGLVIGKQVGIFSTVWLAVKTGIVSKPPGCSWVEIWGVSILTGIGFTMSLFIGELAFEGSSETMRFLRDEAKIGILTGSLISAVMGYVILRLTTDRPESAVDDPNSPVT
- a CDS encoding DUF3297 family protein → MSDDKTTDTPPDHLSIDPRSEHFDADILQRGVAIRFKGRERTDIEEYSISEGWVRVQAGKTVDRKGRPLTIKLNGPVEAWFEDLGEDAPVAKAD